The following coding sequences lie in one Bartonella sp. DGB1 genomic window:
- the ruvB gene encoding Holliday junction branch migration DNA helicase RuvB gives MAPVAQAFEMETNYSSALRPSRLIDFVGQEGARENLKVFIEAAKTRNKALDHVLLVGPPGLGKTTLASIVAQELGVNFKSTSGPVIAKAGDLAALLTNLENGDVLFIDEIHRLSPAVEEILYPAMEDYQLDLIIGEGPAARSVKIDLANFTLIAATTRIGLLSTPLRDRFGIPIRLNFYTIKELEHITTTKARLMDMFIDEAGAHEIARRSRGTPRIAGRLLRRVCDFALVKNFGKITQKIASEALDKLEVDKAGLDVLDCRYLKLLALNFNNRPVGIETIAAALSEPRDAIEDIIEPYLLQLGFLQRTVRGRILTKAAWQHLGLIEPETQNDLFQENAKANS, from the coding sequence ATGGCTCCGGTTGCGCAAGCTTTTGAAATGGAAACCAATTATTCTTCAGCCTTAAGACCTTCTAGATTAATAGATTTTGTAGGGCAAGAAGGTGCTAGGGAAAATTTAAAGGTTTTTATAGAAGCTGCTAAAACTAGAAATAAAGCTTTGGATCATGTGTTATTAGTTGGCCCTCCTGGATTAGGCAAAACTACTCTAGCTTCTATTGTAGCGCAAGAATTAGGAGTTAACTTTAAATCTACTTCTGGACCAGTAATCGCTAAAGCTGGTGATTTAGCCGCTTTGTTAACTAATCTAGAAAATGGTGATGTTTTATTTATAGATGAAATTCATCGGCTGAGTCCTGCCGTAGAGGAAATTTTATATCCTGCTATGGAAGATTATCAATTAGATTTAATAATAGGAGAAGGTCCTGCGGCTAGGTCAGTAAAAATTGATCTGGCTAATTTTACTTTGATAGCTGCTACTACTAGAATAGGCTTATTATCTACGCCTTTAAGGGATAGATTTGGTATTCCTATCAGGCTTAATTTTTATACGATAAAAGAGTTAGAGCATATTACCACGACTAAAGCAAGGTTGATGGATATGTTTATTGATGAAGCTGGTGCTCATGAAATAGCTCGTAGATCAAGAGGAACACCAAGAATAGCCGGTCGTTTGTTGAGACGTGTATGTGATTTTGCTCTGGTTAAAAATTTTGGTAAAATCACACAAAAAATTGCTAGTGAAGCATTAGATAAATTAGAAGTAGATAAAGCCGGTTTAGATGTATTAGATTGTCGTTATTTAAAATTATTAGCTTTAAATTTTAATAATCGACCAGTAGGTATAGAAACTATAGCAGCGGCCTTATCAGAGCCCCGCGATGCTATAGAGGATATAATAGAGCCTTATTTGTTACAATTAGGATTTTTACAACGTACGGTAAGAGGAAGAATTCTAACTAAAGCAGCTTGGCAACATTTAGGATTAATAGAACCAGAAACACAAAATGATCTTTTTCAAGAAAATGCTAAAGCTAATAGCTAA
- the ruvA gene encoding Holliday junction branch migration protein RuvA, with the protein MIGKLTGTIDVIYDDYIILDVAGVGYRIFCSNKSLSSLEAKSKYSFFIETYIREDIIRLYGFKTKLEQDWFVILQSIPGVGAKVSLAILGVFDPNELVKIILDNNVSFLCRVNGIGKKVAERIINELKHKKFSGISNNIGQPMVNNNIMEAISALENLGYNKTNAQEAVTRAQEKIGKNVETTELIKLSLKEITIKG; encoded by the coding sequence ATGATTGGAAAATTAACAGGTACCATTGACGTTATATATGATGATTATATTATCTTAGATGTGGCAGGCGTAGGTTATCGAATTTTTTGCTCTAACAAAAGTTTATCCTCATTAGAAGCAAAATCTAAATATAGCTTTTTTATTGAAACTTATATCAGAGAAGATATAATAAGATTATATGGATTTAAAACAAAGTTAGAACAAGATTGGTTTGTCATATTACAAAGTATACCAGGTGTAGGAGCTAAAGTTTCTTTAGCTATTTTGGGCGTATTTGATCCTAATGAATTGGTGAAAATTATTCTTGATAATAATGTTTCTTTTCTTTGTCGCGTTAATGGTATTGGTAAAAAAGTAGCAGAACGTATTATAAATGAATTAAAGCATAAAAAATTTTCTGGTATTTCTAATAATATTGGTCAGCCTATGGTTAATAATAACATTATGGAAGCTATTTCTGCACTAGAGAATTTAGGATATAATAAAACTAATGCTCAAGAAGCTGTAACAAGAGCACAGGAAAAAATTGGTAAAAATGTAGAAACTACAGAATTAATCAAACTATCTTTAAAAGAAATAACTATTAAAGGATAA
- the ruvC gene encoding crossover junction endodeoxyribonuclease RuvC: MRILGIDPGLRNLGWGVIESVANKLNYVACGTIKTDPEENLANRLAYLYDNLINLLDKFQPEEVSVEYVFVNKDAQATLKLGQARGICLLAPAQRGLIIAEYAPNQIKKTILGVGHAGKEQIRYMIKHLLPKAELGNNDSSDALAIALCHFYHLQSERAYKIRELIS; the protein is encoded by the coding sequence ATGCGAATATTAGGGATAGATCCAGGTTTACGTAACCTAGGATGGGGCGTGATAGAATCCGTAGCTAATAAATTAAATTATGTTGCTTGTGGTACTATCAAGACTGATCCTGAAGAAAATTTGGCTAATCGTCTCGCATATTTGTATGACAATTTAATTAATTTGTTAGATAAATTTCAACCTGAGGAAGTGTCAGTAGAATATGTTTTTGTAAATAAAGATGCGCAAGCAACCCTAAAATTAGGGCAAGCTAGAGGGATTTGTTTATTAGCACCAGCACAAAGAGGATTGATAATAGCTGAATATGCACCTAATCAGATAAAAAAAACTATTTTAGGTGTAGGGCATGCGGGTAAAGAACAGATACGTTATATGATAAAACATTTATTGCCTAAGGCTGAATTAGGTAATAATGATTCTTCAGACGCTCTAGCTATTGCACTTTGTCATTTTTATCACTTACAATCAGAAAGAGCTTATAAAATAAGAGAACTTATATCATGA
- a CDS encoding DUF1465 family protein: MVKKNKNLVGFDQLPQHILSVVHESFSREFPSLYNQTMTIMAELHSTANQSKYNLPDKQMTQFMHMVCWILLYRSLLEGEISYQQMQSERDKIMLKPLIATEEDKQQWSSMALSIEELFKKIWRFHKQLIEAEQQMETTENPVAKQLDKLKESLRK, from the coding sequence ATGGTAAAAAAAAATAAAAATTTAGTAGGGTTTGATCAGTTACCCCAGCATATTTTGTCTGTTGTTCATGAATCTTTCTCACGTGAGTTTCCCTCATTATATAATCAAACAATGACAATTATGGCAGAACTACATTCTACTGCTAATCAAAGTAAATATAATTTACCAGATAAGCAAATGACGCAATTTATGCATATGGTTTGTTGGATATTATTGTATAGATCACTATTAGAGGGAGAAATATCCTATCAACAAATGCAAAGTGAGCGAGATAAAATAATGTTAAAACCTCTAATAGCAACAGAAGAGGATAAACAACAATGGAGCTCAATGGCTTTAAGTATAGAAGAGCTTTTTAAAAAAATATGGAGATTTCATAAACAGTTAATAGAGGCAGAGCAACAAATGGAGACTACCGAGAATCCAGTAGCAAAGCAACTAGACAAATTAAAAGAATCATTGCGGAAGTAA
- a CDS encoding thiamine phosphate synthase: MYKVSADSSIFSPFILTINSDIKKKNEILPYLLTKLPFTSVILYTETNDEISFQKNITDLIPLIQSFNTAALVADHTRVAGRTSADGIYLEKNLDQYEILKQKDKNIIGIGNMTSRHQSLEWGEKQPDFIFFGKLNHDNKPKAHARNIALSEWWAELIEIPCVIQAGNHPDSLAAAAKTGADFIAIENMLFDNPIESIIEVCQKFLQNYKDIY, from the coding sequence ATGTACAAAGTTAGCGCAGATTCAAGTATTTTCTCCCCTTTTATTTTAACAATCAATAGTGATATTAAGAAAAAAAATGAGATTCTACCTTATTTATTAACCAAATTACCCTTTACCAGTGTAATTTTATACACAGAAACTAACGATGAAATATCTTTCCAAAAAAATATTACTGATTTAATTCCATTAATTCAATCATTTAATACAGCGGCTCTCGTCGCGGATCACACTCGTGTTGCAGGCAGAACATCTGCTGATGGTATTTACCTAGAAAAAAATCTTGACCAATATGAAATATTGAAACAAAAAGATAAAAATATTATCGGTATAGGTAATATGACGAGCCGTCACCAATCTTTAGAATGGGGTGAAAAACAACCTGATTTTATATTTTTTGGTAAATTAAATCATGATAATAAACCTAAAGCACATGCTAGAAATATAGCCTTAAGTGAATGGTGGGCAGAATTAATAGAAATACCTTGTGTTATTCAAGCTGGTAACCATCCAGATTCGTTAGCAGCAGCTGCAAAAACTGGCGCTGATTTTATCGCTATAGAAAATATGCTTTTTGATAATCCTATTGAATCAATAATAGAAGTATGTCAAAAATTCTTACAAAATTATAAAGATATATATTAA
- the efp gene encoding elongation factor P yields MKINGNEIKPGNVIEHNGGLWVAVKTNSVKPGKGGAYNQVELKNLINGTKLNERFRSAETVEKVRLEQKDFIYLYTQESSIIFMDSETYEQLELQADFIGERVAFLQENMKVTVEFYQEKPIGISLPDQVILTVIEADPVVKGQTAASSYKPAILENKIRVMVPPFIEAGEKILIDTNEITYLRRAD; encoded by the coding sequence ATGAAAATTAACGGTAACGAAATAAAACCTGGCAATGTAATAGAGCACAACGGCGGTTTATGGGTAGCAGTAAAAACTAACTCTGTAAAACCTGGTAAAGGTGGTGCATATAATCAAGTAGAACTTAAAAATCTAATCAATGGTACTAAATTAAATGAACGTTTCCGTTCTGCTGAAACAGTTGAAAAAGTAAGACTTGAACAAAAAGATTTTATATATTTATATACTCAAGAATCTTCTATAATTTTTATGGATTCTGAAACTTATGAACAATTAGAATTACAAGCTGATTTTATAGGTGAACGTGTTGCATTTTTACAAGAAAATATGAAAGTTACTGTAGAATTTTACCAAGAAAAACCTATAGGTATATCTCTCCCTGATCAAGTAATATTGACTGTTATTGAAGCAGATCCAGTAGTCAAAGGTCAAACAGCAGCTTCTTCATATAAACCAGCTATCTTAGAAAATAAAATTCGCGTCATGGTACCACCCTTCATTGAAGCCGGAGAAAAAATACTAATAGACACCAATGAAATAACTTATTTACGTCGTGCCGATTAA
- a CDS encoding inositol monophosphatase family protein, with product MSRSALLNVMVQAALKAGKALNRYFNEIEKLQVSLKGPGDYVTHADKKAEQIIFEELQYARPDYGFIMEERGEIPGKDKQHRWIVDPLDGTTNFLHGLPFFAISIALERQGQIVAAVIYNPVLDELFTAEKGGGVFLNDRRIRVANRRLLVDSIVATGIPSIAHPNHGQYISELKNLMTEVASIRHLGAASLNLAYVAAGKLDGYWENNLKPWDIAAGLLMVREAGGFVTDRSNRLDVLFNNSLVAGNEYIHKALLKLWS from the coding sequence ATGTCCCGTTCTGCTTTATTAAATGTCATGGTTCAAGCTGCTTTAAAAGCAGGTAAAGCCTTAAATAGATATTTTAACGAAATTGAAAAACTACAAGTCTCCTTAAAAGGCCCTGGAGACTATGTAACTCACGCCGATAAAAAAGCTGAGCAAATAATATTTGAAGAACTACAATATGCGCGCCCTGATTATGGGTTTATTATGGAAGAACGCGGCGAGATACCGGGTAAAGACAAACAACATCGCTGGATTGTTGATCCGCTAGATGGTACAACTAATTTCCTGCACGGACTACCTTTCTTTGCTATTTCGATAGCATTAGAGCGACAAGGACAAATTGTAGCCGCTGTAATCTATAACCCTGTTCTAGATGAATTATTCACAGCAGAAAAAGGTGGCGGGGTTTTTCTCAATGATAGAAGAATACGCGTAGCTAATCGTAGGCTTCTAGTTGATTCGATTGTAGCTACTGGTATACCTTCTATAGCTCATCCGAATCATGGACAATATATTTCAGAACTAAAAAATCTAATGACAGAAGTAGCTAGCATTAGACATTTAGGTGCCGCATCACTTAATCTTGCTTATGTAGCTGCCGGTAAACTTGATGGATATTGGGAAAACAACCTAAAACCTTGGGATATTGCTGCAGGATTATTAATGGTTCGTGAGGCGGGTGGATTTGTAACCGACCGCAGCAATAGATTAGATGTGCTATTTAATAATTCTCTAGTAGCCGGCAATGAATATATTCATAAAGCTTTATTAAAATTATGGTCTTAA
- a CDS encoding ABC transporter ATP-binding protein, translated as MRQLFTSVKFRQFISRYVFIHKGLLVGAILFLILAAGLTLLLPMGVRYAMDHIFSLSKDQIINYFFLFMFFIFLWALTSSMRAYFVGALGEAVVFSLQKNLFKNLISLPIAYFDKQHSGDMVSLISSDSALIKSHIAIRFSIIFRNIIMGMGAFIMMFISNFKLALIVSVCIPIILAVIISVGRLVSKKSKQVQDHLAKMNIYASETLSAIRTVKSFTAEAYTLKYFANLVNVVFAKSKSAIWMRSILFGVILFVVFMSILATLWFGALDVINNKMTAGEFSQFVMYALLAGSAATQLSGTGTALLELIGAVERIWIIMSYQQLESVVNNVVTSTEVQGSVTFENISFSYPIRPDEEILSNLNFKVQAGETIAFVGASGAGKSTIFALLQQFYSPTKGRIFFDQQQLGEHNLTWSRSQLSVVSQNVDIFSGTIAENISFGLEDISMEEIEKASKLSYAAEFIEKLPNKYDEQIGERGLSLSGGQRQRIAIARALLRNKPILLLDEATSALDAASEELIQCALENLRKDRTTFVIAHRLSTVVNADRIFVLEEGKILEEGTHKDLIARKGLYANLVKLQFPQ; from the coding sequence ATGCGGCAGCTTTTTACATCAGTTAAATTTCGTCAATTTATTAGTAGATATGTTTTTATCCACAAAGGTTTATTAGTTGGAGCTATATTGTTTCTAATTTTAGCAGCTGGTTTAACTTTATTATTACCTATGGGCGTTCGTTACGCTATGGATCATATTTTTTCGTTGTCGAAAGATCAGATAATTAATTATTTCTTTTTATTTATGTTTTTTATTTTTTTATGGGCGCTTACTTCGTCTATGCGCGCCTATTTTGTTGGGGCCTTAGGAGAGGCTGTTGTTTTTTCATTGCAAAAAAATCTCTTTAAAAATCTTATTAGTTTGCCTATTGCTTATTTTGATAAACAGCATTCAGGTGATATGGTTTCTTTGATATCCTCAGATAGTGCTCTGATCAAATCTCATATTGCTATTCGTTTTTCGATAATCTTTCGTAATATTATTATGGGTATGGGCGCTTTTATAATGATGTTTATAAGTAACTTTAAATTAGCTTTAATTGTGTCTGTTTGTATACCTATAATTTTAGCTGTTATTATTAGCGTTGGTCGGTTAGTAAGTAAAAAATCTAAGCAAGTACAAGATCATTTAGCTAAAATGAATATATATGCTAGTGAAACTTTATCTGCTATTCGTACAGTTAAATCCTTTACGGCAGAAGCTTATACCCTAAAATATTTTGCTAATTTAGTAAATGTTGTTTTTGCTAAATCTAAGTCAGCTATTTGGATGCGTTCAATCTTATTTGGTGTTATTTTATTTGTTGTATTTATGAGTATTTTAGCTACTTTATGGTTTGGCGCTTTAGATGTTATTAATAATAAAATGACAGCAGGCGAATTTAGCCAATTTGTAATGTATGCTTTGTTAGCTGGTAGTGCTGCGACTCAATTATCTGGTACTGGAACTGCATTATTAGAATTAATTGGGGCTGTAGAGAGAATATGGATTATTATGTCTTATCAACAATTAGAGTCAGTGGTGAATAATGTTGTAACTTCTACGGAGGTTCAGGGTAGTGTCACGTTTGAGAATATTTCTTTCTCTTATCCAATAAGACCAGATGAGGAGATATTAAGTAATTTAAATTTTAAGGTGCAGGCAGGGGAGACAATTGCTTTTGTAGGCGCATCAGGGGCAGGTAAATCTACTATTTTTGCTTTATTGCAACAATTTTATTCTCCTACAAAAGGTAGAATATTTTTTGATCAACAGCAATTAGGTGAACATAATTTGACTTGGTCACGATCACAATTATCAGTTGTATCGCAAAATGTTGATATTTTTTCTGGTACGATAGCAGAAAATATCAGTTTTGGTTTAGAGGATATATCAATGGAGGAAATAGAAAAAGCCTCTAAATTATCTTATGCAGCGGAATTTATTGAAAAATTACCAAATAAATATGATGAACAAATAGGTGAAAGAGGATTGTCTTTATCTGGTGGTCAAAGACAAAGGATAGCGATAGCAAGAGCCTTATTGCGTAATAAACCTATCTTATTATTAGATGAAGCTACTTCAGCGTTAGATGCGGCTAGCGAAGAATTAATTCAATGTGCTTTGGAGAATTTACGAAAAGATCGTACTACTTTTGTGATAGCACATAGATTATCAACAGTAGTAAATGCAGATAGAATCTTTGTGCTAGAGGAGGGTAAAATTTTAGAAGAGGGAACACATAAAGATCTAATTGCAAGAAAAGGATTATATGCTAACTTAGTTAAGTTACAATTCCCTCAATAG
- the rpmE gene encoding 50S ribosomal protein L31 yields the protein MKTNIHPDYHTIKVVMTDGTEYLTRSTWGKEGDVLNLDIDPKSHPAWTGGSQTLLDRGGRVSKFKNRFGNLSL from the coding sequence ATGAAAACTAACATTCATCCAGATTATCACACTATTAAAGTGGTCATGACTGACGGAACTGAATATCTAACCCGCTCTACTTGGGGCAAAGAGGGCGACGTCCTTAACCTAGATATAGATCCTAAATCACATCCAGCATGGACTGGTGGCTCACAAACGCTTCTAGATCGTGGCGGTCGTGTATCTAAATTTAAAAATCGTTTTGGTAATCTAAGTCTATAA
- a CDS encoding YebC/PmpR family DNA-binding transcriptional regulator: MAGHSQFKNIMHRKGRQDAVKSKIFSKLGREITVAAKHGLPDPAMNPRLRLAIMNARSQSMPKDNIERAIKRASNNDSGNYEEIRYEGYAPGGVAVIVEALTDNRNRTASNVRAAFTKSGGSLGETGSVAFMFNRVGEIIYNKDVATVEEMMDIAIELGAEDVSFEDEKHIIYCVFEDISDISKALEVKFGGAESLKIIWKPVTTTPVDEEKATSILKLINTLEEDDDVQNVYANFEISDEILEKLSK, from the coding sequence ATGGCTGGACATTCACAATTTAAAAATATTATGCACCGTAAAGGTAGACAAGATGCTGTTAAGTCAAAAATATTCTCTAAATTAGGTAGAGAAATCACTGTCGCTGCAAAACATGGATTACCTGATCCTGCTATGAATCCAAGATTGCGTCTCGCTATTATGAATGCTAGATCTCAGTCAATGCCTAAAGATAATATTGAGAGAGCTATTAAAAGAGCTTCTAATAATGATTCAGGAAATTATGAAGAAATACGTTACGAAGGATATGCGCCTGGTGGAGTAGCGGTAATTGTAGAAGCTTTAACCGATAATCGTAACCGTACAGCTTCCAATGTAAGAGCCGCTTTCACTAAATCAGGTGGTTCTTTAGGGGAAACCGGGTCTGTTGCATTTATGTTTAATCGCGTAGGTGAAATTATATATAATAAAGATGTCGCTACTGTAGAAGAAATGATGGATATTGCGATAGAATTGGGCGCTGAAGATGTTTCTTTTGAAGATGAAAAACATATCATTTACTGTGTATTTGAAGATATAAGCGATATTTCTAAAGCTTTGGAAGTAAAATTTGGCGGTGCAGAATCATTGAAAATTATCTGGAAACCAGTCACAACTACTCCAGTAGATGAAGAAAAAGCTACATCTATATTAAAATTAATAAATACATTAGAAGAAGATGACGATGTCCAAAATGTTTACGCTAATTTTGAAATAAGTGATGAGATATTGGAAAAATTATCTAAATAA
- a CDS encoding 5-formyltetrahydrofolate cyclo-ligase, with amino-acid sequence MNKFILRKEILKKRDSIDSSYKKFAAQKLVDVGKSNILNSLKLSSNPMVGGYFPIKSEIDVLPLMKSLSAVGVSIALPVMQDNLQMSFSPYKLGDQLIKDKMGVLAPAVQNHIKRLDLLLVPLVSFDLFGGRLGYGKGCYDRYLANFSKENRPYCVGVGYDCQQLPKIELEQYDILMDAILTESNYIIVNKNS; translated from the coding sequence GTGAATAAATTTATTTTAAGAAAAGAAATATTAAAAAAACGTGATTCTATAGATTCATCTTATAAAAAATTTGCTGCACAAAAATTAGTAGATGTAGGTAAGAGTAATATTTTAAATTCCTTAAAATTATCTTCAAATCCTATGGTGGGTGGTTATTTTCCAATTAAATCTGAAATTGATGTACTACCTTTAATGAAATCTTTATCAGCCGTTGGTGTTTCAATTGCTTTGCCTGTTATGCAAGATAATCTACAAATGTCTTTTTCTCCATATAAATTAGGAGATCAATTAATTAAAGATAAAATGGGGGTTTTAGCTCCAGCCGTACAAAATCATATCAAAAGATTAGATCTATTATTGGTTCCGTTAGTCTCTTTTGACTTATTTGGTGGAAGATTAGGTTATGGTAAAGGTTGTTATGATAGATATTTAGCCAATTTTAGTAAAGAGAATCGTCCTTATTGCGTTGGGGTAGGCTATGATTGTCAGCAATTACCTAAAATAGAATTAGAGCAATATGATATTTTAATGGATGCTATTTTAACTGAAAGTAATTATATTATTGTTAATAAGAATAGTTAG
- a CDS encoding TIGR00282 family metallophosphoesterase, protein MRLLFLGDIVGEDSCNAVCELLNNLIFDCKLDFVIVNGENAADGFGITGHIADNLFDAGVDVITTGNHFFDKHCLSRYLMQNDKILRPANYPDTTYGKGSGLYRARNGANVLVANLMGKIYMYGQLDDPFAKAEEIIKNCPLGQYADAIIVDFHAEATSEKQCLGHYLDGRISLLVGTHTHVPTADYKIMPAGTGYISDLGMCGNYDSSLGLDKQEPLNKFLGKNTKKFEVAIGEITICGIGVDISDSSGLVEKIEPIIIGGALAPRFPSFWK, encoded by the coding sequence ATGCGTTTGCTATTTCTTGGAGATATTGTTGGAGAAGATAGCTGTAATGCTGTTTGTGAATTATTAAACAATTTAATCTTTGATTGTAAATTAGATTTTGTTATCGTCAATGGAGAAAATGCTGCTGATGGCTTTGGAATTACAGGTCATATAGCTGATAATTTATTTGATGCTGGAGTAGATGTAATAACTACTGGCAATCATTTTTTTGATAAACATTGTTTATCTCGTTATTTAATGCAAAATGATAAAATTTTACGTCCTGCTAATTATCCTGATACAACTTATGGTAAAGGGAGTGGTTTATATAGGGCAAGAAATGGAGCTAATGTTTTAGTAGCTAATTTAATGGGAAAAATCTATATGTATGGGCAATTAGATGATCCTTTTGCTAAAGCAGAAGAAATTATTAAAAATTGTCCTTTAGGACAATATGCTGATGCTATTATAGTGGATTTTCACGCAGAAGCTACTAGTGAGAAACAATGTTTAGGGCATTATTTGGATGGTCGTATATCTTTATTAGTTGGTACACATACTCACGTTCCTACTGCTGATTATAAAATTATGCCAGCAGGAACAGGATATATTAGTGATCTAGGTATGTGTGGTAACTATGATTCTTCTTTAGGGTTAGACAAGCAGGAGCCCTTAAATAAGTTTTTGGGTAAAAATACTAAGAAATTTGAAGTAGCAATAGGGGAAATAACGATTTGTGGTATTGGTGTAGATATATCTGATTCTAGTGGGTTGGTTGAAAAAATAGAGCCAATTATTATTGGAGGCGCATTAGCACCAAGGTTCCCCTCTTTTTGGAAATAG
- the ykgO gene encoding type B 50S ribosomal protein L36 — protein sequence MKIKNSLKALKTRHRDNRLVRRKGRVYIINKSAPRFKARQG from the coding sequence ATGAAAATAAAAAATTCTCTTAAAGCACTAAAAACCCGTCATAGGGATAACCGTTTAGTTCGTCGTAAAGGGCGTGTGTATATAATTAATAAGTCAGCCCCTAGATTTAAAGCGCGCCAAGGTTAA
- a CDS encoding 5-(carboxyamino)imidazole ribonucleotide synthase, whose product MHLKHIGIIGGGQLARMLAMAALRLGCKITIVDPQENAPAKNVATEYICANYDDSHALEKLAKNCDIITYEFENVSVKALSKVSCPIYPSVRALEISQDRYVEKNFFNSINVKTADFVAIDSLEQLQKALIKFNGDAILKTRRFGYDGHGQYRFTKDAVENIAELWSKIQNTPLILEKIIPFKKEISIIAARNLSGEISLFDIAENIHEHGILRKSSVPANIDADVVKLVNEIAIKLLTKLNYVGVLAIEFFLLENGELLVNEFAPRVHNSGHWTEAACCISQFEQHIRAILDLPLLDPGRHSDCVMKNILGDEINHIANIFKQPNIFINIYGKEEIKTKRKMGHFTELKSRLS is encoded by the coding sequence ATGCACTTAAAACATATAGGGATTATAGGGGGTGGACAATTAGCACGCATGTTAGCTATGGCAGCTTTGCGTTTAGGCTGTAAAATAACTATAGTTGACCCCCAGGAAAATGCTCCTGCAAAAAATGTAGCCACTGAATATATTTGTGCTAATTATGATGATAGTCATGCTCTGGAAAAATTAGCAAAAAATTGTGATATAATTACTTATGAGTTTGAAAATGTAAGTGTTAAAGCTTTATCAAAAGTATCTTGTCCTATTTATCCATCTGTTCGGGCGTTGGAAATATCTCAAGATAGATATGTTGAAAAAAACTTTTTTAATAGTATAAATGTTAAAACCGCAGATTTTGTAGCAATTGATAGTTTGGAGCAGTTACAAAAAGCATTAATTAAATTTAATGGTGACGCTATTTTAAAAACAAGGCGTTTTGGTTATGATGGTCATGGGCAATATCGGTTCACTAAAGATGCTGTGGAAAATATCGCAGAATTATGGAGCAAGATACAAAATACCCCGTTAATTTTAGAAAAAATCATTCCCTTTAAAAAAGAAATATCAATCATAGCGGCAAGAAATTTATCAGGAGAGATTTCTTTATTCGATATTGCAGAAAATATTCACGAACATGGTATATTGAGAAAATCTAGTGTTCCTGCAAATATAGATGCTGATGTAGTGAAACTAGTAAATGAAATTGCAATAAAACTATTAACAAAATTAAATTATGTTGGAGTTTTAGCAATCGAGTTTTTTTTACTAGAAAATGGTGAATTGCTAGTAAATGAATTTGCTCCTAGAGTCCATAATTCTGGACATTGGACCGAGGCAGCTTGTTGTATATCGCAATTTGAGCAACATATAAGGGCAATTCTTGATTTACCTTTATTGGATCCTGGTAGACATAGTGATTGCGTAATGAAAAATATTTTAGGTGATGAGATAAATCATATTGCTAATATTTTTAAGCAACCAAATATATTTATTAATATATATGGTAAAGAAGAAATAAAGACGAAAAGAAAAATGGGACATTTTACCGAGCTTAAATCACGGTTAAGTTGA